The following coding sequences are from one Oncorhynchus clarkii lewisi isolate Uvic-CL-2024 chromosome 20, UVic_Ocla_1.0, whole genome shotgun sequence window:
- the LOC139377247 gene encoding regulator of G-protein signaling 5-like yields the protein MCIGLESLPSTCLERAKELKALFGSFLQKPDLSIIGHSHKTDKLRLNKSEPLKWKESFENLLSNQNGLCLFRAFLVSEFSEENIAFYLACEDYRITKPSSKLSATAKKIYEEYVCSDAPREVNLDHETKAITKKNLEHPSQSCFSLAQEKIYALMEKDCYPRFLKSPTYLEISRQVKSG from the exons ATGTGCATAGGACTGGAATCACTGCCTAGCACATGTCTGGAGAG GGCAAAGGAACTCAAAGCTCTCTTTGGAAGTTTTCTACAGAAGCCAGATCTGAGCATCATCGGTCACTCACACAAGACCGACAAACTAAG GTTAAATAAGAGTGAACCATTAAAATGGAAAGAGTCGTTTGAGAACCTGCTGTCCAACCAAA ATGGACTGTGCTTGTTCCGTGCTTTCCTGGTGTCGGAGTTTAGCGAGGAGAACATAGCTTTCTACCTGGCCTGTGAAGACTACAGGATAACCAAGCCCTCCTCAAAGCTATCGGCTACAGCTAAGAAGATCTATGAGGAGTATGTCTGCAGTGATGCACCAAGAGAG GTCAACCTCGACCATGAGACCAAAGCCATCACCAAGAAGAATCTGGAACACCCCAGCCAGTCCTGTTTCAGCCTGGCCCAGGAGAAGATCTACGCCCTGATGGAGAAAGACTGCTACCCTCGCTTCCTCAAGTCCCCCACCTACCTGGAGATCAGTCGGCAGGTCAAATCCGGTTAA